In the genome of Entelurus aequoreus isolate RoL-2023_Sb linkage group LG08, RoL_Eaeq_v1.1, whole genome shotgun sequence, one region contains:
- the LOC133655436 gene encoding probable phosphatase phospho1, which yields MTSQPQQRYLVLFDFDETIVNENSDDAVLQALPDPQLPDWLKNSYREGHYNEHMQQILAYMYEQGVSPDAIQLAVEKIPPTPGLLNLLQFLQSHQQDFELAVVSDANMYFIETWLKQAGVRHLFRKIFTNPASFDDDGRLVLLPFHAHSCPHCPDNMCKQVILREYLTVRQKERGGASFQRVFYVGDGANDICPSLILGPRDTAFPRKDFPMHRLLLESQGSKLKTNMVPWSRGQDVVDCLKKIMEER from the coding sequence ATGACATCCCAGCCACAACAGCGCTACCTGGTCTTGTTCGACTTTGACGAGACCATCGTCAATGAGAACAGCGACGACGCCGTCCTGCAGGCGCTGCCAGACCCGCAGCTTCCCGATTGGCTGAAAAACAGCTACCGCGAGGGCCACTACAACGAGCACATGCAGCAGATTTTGGCCTACATGTACGAGCAGGGCGTCTCCCCCGACGCTATCCAATTGGCGGTGGAAAAGATCCCGCCCACTCCGGGTCTCCTCAACCTGCTGCAGTTCCTGCAGAGCCACCAGCAGGACTTTGAGCTGGCGGTGGTTTCGGACGCCAACATGTACTTCATCGAGACCTGGCTGAAGCAGGCGGGGGTGCGCCACCTCTTCAGGAAGATCTTCACCAACCCGGCCAGCTTTGACGACGACGGCCGCCTGGTGCTGCTGCCTTTCCACGCACACTCGTGCCCCCATTGCCCTGACAACATGTGCAAGCAGGTGATCCTGAGAGAATACCTGACTGTCCGTCAAAAGGAGCGCGGCGGCGCCTCCTTCCAAAGGGTTTTTTACGTTGGAGACGGGGCCAATGACATATGCCCCTCGTTAATCCTGGGGCCCCGGGACACGGCCTTCCCTAGGAAGGACTTCCCCATGCACAGGCTGCTGCTGGAGTCCCAGGGAAGCAAGTTGAAGACCAACATGGTTCCCTGGAGCAGAGGCCAGGACGTAGTGGACTGTTTGAAGAAGATCATGGAGGAAAGATGA